The Alnus glutinosa chromosome 1, dhAlnGlut1.1, whole genome shotgun sequence region TCAGCGAAACGTCGTCGTCGATGACCGACAAGTCCAGCCACGACTCGCTCGGTTCGAACAAAATGAGCGACGACGCAGCGATCCATCGACCTCATTCACAGCTCCCGAGGCCTGAGGCCCCCCCAGGCCATTCTTCTTCAAACGCGGAGGTCTCGTTCCAGCGCTCGCAGTCGTTGTCCGTGGACATGCCGGCCATCGGGAAGTTCATCCGCGAGAGGAGCAGCAGCTTCTCGGCGGCGATCGTGAAGCGACTGTCTTCTCTGAAGGAGAACAACAACAACGCAGACGCTTCGAATACGACGGCGAAATCGGGCGGCGTGACCGAGTTCGATCTCTCGGGGATGAAGGTGGTCGTGAAGGTCAAGAGCAACGTCGAACTCAAAGGCCGAATCAGCTTCTTCTCTCGGTCGGATTGCAGGGACTGCACAGCTGTCCGGAAGTTCTTCCGCGAGAAGGGATTGAAATACGTTGAAATTAACGTCGACGTGTACCCTCAGAGAGAGAAGGAGCTCGAAGAGAGGACTGGGAGCTCGTCCGTACCGCAAATATTCTTCAACGAGAAGCTGTTTGGGGGCCTGGTGGCGTTGAACTCTCTGAGGAACAGTGGCGGATTTGACCGGAGATTGAAGGAGATGCTAGGGAGCAAATGTCCCGACGATGCGCCTGCACCGCCTGTTTATGGATTTGACGATATCGAGGACGAATGGGCGGACGAGATGGTCGGGATCGTCAGGGTTTTGCGTCAGAGATTGCCCATTCAGGACCGtctgatgaagatgaagatggtgAAAAACTGCTTCTCCGGGAGCGAGATGGTGGAGGTGTTGATTCACCACTTGGACTGCGGCCGCAAGAAGGTACGTACACTCGCACTCAACCGTAGATGATTTCCCATCTACGATGATTAAGGCAGCCACACCATTGGGTATACTGTGcgttagagtttttgtttttgactttTTCTTGCTGGCTCAGGCTGGTTGAATTTCCAAGTCCTAGATTGCGTGGGTCGCGGATACCAGCTCAAGCTAGGATGACGATTATACCCTTTTCCTTTTTCGGAGACCAAGAAAGTTTAGGCGACATTAATGATGACCATCATGCGGGGCGGCATAATAACCGTGGATAACAACCTCGTTTACGGAAAGGAGACAAGTGATTAACTTAATTAATTCATTGgagtagaataaaaaataaataaaattcattcaTCGGAGTACATAAGAGgcaataaatattatttttaattgctATGACATTTTTGGCACTGCCGGCAATCCTTTTGTCAAATAtctttaatttgggatttttatttttatttttattttttttcctgtttcaaaacaaaaatattagctaaaaattcaaaacacaaaatattttaaattacttttaacttttatttcatattagaatacttttcaaaacaaaaaataaaaaaatattgttaaaaacttttattttactattatttCACTATACCTACGTGACAGTTACAACTTCCGTTTAgattaattgtaattaaaaattgtaataacaccattgtgaaataattgtataatataaatatagcttctagcattactttttaTAGAATTTAGATGAGCGTTGGAGGTGATTATTTAGTTGCTAATCGGATGATGTGCAATGAAATTATGAGGCCAACCTCTTATGATGATGAAGAATTGATTTACTACCTAAAATGAGTAAATAGGAAAAGTTTGTTAGTGGGTGTTATTGTAATGAGTCTGTAACCGGGTCCACTgtcttggattaatttccattcGTGACGCTCCTGATTTTCAACTTGGAATCTGGATGGAGTAATTTTTAATTCTCTAGGACTAGGAATTAATAATATATGGACCACGTTACCCGAGTCGTTGCCCACCCTTTTCACCATGTCAACCGAACGAGTTTGAATGATACATTCACGGCTTGAAAGGCTGAAAGCCATGAATTGATGTTGGATGGGTCCCGGGCACTCTTAATTGTTGGCTCCTTCCCACCCATCCCGCGAAAAAGTAATTGATAGTTTTGAAGGGCCTAATTTCCGCGCTTTCTGGGGCCCCCAATTTCGTTTGAAACCGGAATCAGGAACATATGTCGCAATAAATTCTGAATTTTTGGTTTAACTTTCTTTTAGCTATTATGAAAATTTGTCTTTGGTGAATTCTAAAAATTATGCTCTTATTGTTGACATCCATTGCGCGGGAATATACTCAAGTTACACCCTGATAAAAATTAATGgacaaaaattgttgaaattaatcattttttagttttttatttgcttttacGATGAAGTTCGCAGATAGCATTTAAAATTAGTGATTTGTAGGTTTCTTGAGTGATTCTCCGCTTGTTTGCCTCAGCAAtggcgagagagagaggtctATAATGATTAGGAATCATGATGCACCTAATCGTCCTATCTTACGGcaaatattcttcttcttttttgtctgcAAAAAGTTTCTAGCTTCTTTATTTAATTGCTCTACAGTTTACTTTATAATTTTTGCTAAAATGCTAGAATGGGGGGGCTGTTAATAATACTACATAATGAATAAAATTCGAACCACTCTACTGAACTGGGACTAAGGCATACTCTTGCAAGTTTAGGATGCTTGCTTTATTTGAGTACAGAGCAAATTCAGTAATCTCTGGGTTAAAGTATGTCCACAAACCTTAACAgacatataaattataatggtggAATGTGCAAAATTCttgactcattttttttttttttggatgaatgcaATATTCTTGACTTTGTTTGAGTACAGAGCAAATTCAGTAAGTGGTTCCCATTTTTGTGACATGCCCTAATGGTCGAATGTGCAATATTCATAAcgttttttttcccttcttagTGCATTTTCTTTTGAACTCTGCATCTTCAATTAATGCGCTTTCCTTGTCAATCATTctctaaagaagaaaggaaaactgTTTGGATCATCCCTAAGTTTCTCTCCTTCATGAATGTAACAATGAATTATATATGACAACAAATGTAGGCTGTTGACATTGGAAGGCAGCTGGCCAGGAAGCATTTCATCAATCACGTTTTTGGGTAAGAACATTTCTTCTGCGCTGAGTGAAACTAAATACTTAATGCTATACCTTTTCTGTCCTACTCAAGTTCCATTATTGGTTACATATTTGtgtagggaaaatatttttgaagatGGGAACCATTTTTATCGTTTCCTTGAGCATGAACCCTTTATTCCGAAATGCTTCAATTTCCGAGGATCTATAAACGACAGTGATCCCAAGCCTGTGGCTATGATTGGCCAAAGGCTTGCCAAGATAATGTCTGCCATACTGGAGTCCTATGCCTCTGATGATAGGCACCACGTTGATTATGTGGGCATCAGCAAAAGCGAGGAATTTCGGAGGTACACTTGATATTCCCATGGATTTAATCTACTCCATCCACAATTCCATTTTGATCTTTGGTACTCGGAAGTTATTGAGTGATCACCTTCTATTATCAATTTTTAGTTTCAAATTAGGAAAATACCTTCCCTTTCTTAGAAGTGTGAAGCCTGTTGTTACTAATGTTTCAAATTAGGAAAATACCCTTCCATAAATCACCTACCACCAAAATGGAgaggaaaattattttcttaaccAGTTGGTGGATGTGCTGTATCAGTCTCTTCAACAAGTTAATATGCCCTATCTTTGGGCTTACTTTGCGCCATTGTATGCAAATGAGCTGCAGAAATGACCAAGATGACTGATATATAAGCATATACAACTACTTGTTGGAGATAAAATGGACAAGTACAAAATGGAAGATTACTGAATCAtgcaaaatagataaataaataaataaataaaaagaagaaattattgTATACAATTTACATACAAACACCAGTCAATCTATGTAGTACAATCAGAATGTTAAACAACTAATTATcaaaaagtttaagtttataggaaatagtgaatttaatcatataattaatattctcaCACTCCTCCTCACATGTAAGCTCGAACTCTCTCTCAACAAGTGAGGTCCAAaacatagaatatttaattaaaatgaggaGTGAATAGTAGAACTAGACTTAAAACATTTGctctaatactatgttaaatcaccagttATTATAGAAGTTTAAATtggtagaaaatgataaatttaattatttaattaatattcttacaCAAAATAAGTTGGACAAAATTTTAAGATGGAAACTATAACACTAAACTAAAATTCTTCTCTCTTCATTTCATTGGGGTATGAAAGCATAACCACATGAAAATATTTAAGATGTTGGCATGTTTGCGATACCATAGTGCCCATAGTCCCTAAATGAGCATGGTACTAGGATGGACAGTGGCAGGAGCATATGTATCCCTTTCATGGCCCTCCAGCCTTGGAAACTCCAGGAGAATCATTCTCTCCCAACCATATAAATATCCTTTGTAGATAAAAATTCTTTACTGCTCTAATCTGCTTCACCTGTGGCTGCAATGACTTTAGCTTTGCTTAACCCAGTTATTTTGGTCAGACAGGACTGTCAATGTTTTTCACCATTAGTTTCCACTTATAT contains the following coding sequences:
- the LOC133878245 gene encoding uncharacterized protein LOC133878245 — encoded protein: MESSNVDQSENKQSKENPIKVDQELNDSENHSISNKNDKGKDDEFSEIEIQGEVKEIPHPQEEEEEEYRDDISETSSSMTDKSSHDSLGSNKMSDDAAIHRPHSQLPRPEAPPGHSSSNAEVSFQRSQSLSVDMPAIGKFIRERSSSFSAAIVKRLSSLKENNNNADASNTTAKSGGVTEFDLSGMKVVVKVKSNVELKGRISFFSRSDCRDCTAVRKFFREKGLKYVEINVDVYPQREKELEERTGSSSVPQIFFNEKLFGGLVALNSLRNSGGFDRRLKEMLGSKCPDDAPAPPVYGFDDIEDEWADEMVGIVRVLRQRLPIQDRLMKMKMVKNCFSGSEMVEVLIHHLDCGRKKAVDIGRQLARKHFINHVFGENIFEDGNHFYRFLEHEPFIPKCFNFRGSINDSDPKPVAMIGQRLAKIMSAILESYASDDRHHVDYVGISKSEEFRRYVNLAQELHRVDLLGLTENEKLAFFLNLYNAMVMHAVIRIGCPEGVIDRRFFFSDFQYVVGGYPYSLNTINHGILRNNRRPPYSLLKSLSSGDKRLELAVAKVNPLVHFGLCNGTRSSPRVRFFSARGVEGELRSGAREFFEGDGMEVDLEKRTVYLTRIIKWLNVDFGNEKEILKWILNYLDATKAGLLTHLLGDGGPINIVYQDYNWSLNS